Within the Eleginops maclovinus isolate JMC-PN-2008 ecotype Puerto Natales chromosome 13, JC_Emac_rtc_rv5, whole genome shotgun sequence genome, the region CAAAGCAGAGTCTGTTTTTGAGGAGCAGCACAGACCGCTGAAAACGTCTCCATCTGCAAACTCCTACATAAACCGGCTGATCAGAGTGGACAAACAGGACAAAAGCCCCAACTTCAACAGCAGCACCATCACCAACCCTTTGGTGCCTGAAGCAGAGAAACCAGGCCaatgcaagacagaaacagTGAGTGATGTCTCAGACTGAGCAAATAACGTATAGCATTTTGATGTTGTACTTAGAGACTTAGAAATATATACTTTCCTAATGTCTTTCCATATTATTAGTACTACTACACTTGAAATATTGCACTTTGTACCacagtaaatattgtatttgataGTTTAAGTTACTATTTACTTGGAAAATGTggattaataattaaaatataatcaactgatgatgtgttgggtttttttttagcCCTAACCTTCATCTTCTGTCTGCAGCATTTGTGATAttcacacattaatgcatcaacaaTTATAATCCAACATTGGATCTCTGTATATAAGTACTTtaagtttatatattttgatgataataCTTTTAACCGTAACTTTAACATAAAGTTAAATAAGTATTCCTAGATTGTGaaatagtttctttttttttcaccaggGATAATGCTAATCTCATCctataatttaatattattgcatTGCAAAAACAGTAATCATTTTGACACCTTATGAGTGCTTCtactttcaaatatattttattgcaaaTAAGAATTTAGGTAAGTAAGGTAACTAATTGCATTCTAACTTTTAAATGATGAGTATTCCTACAGGTTGTCATTGCTCAAGGTCGATTATTAAAACTTAATTAATTCAATCCAAGGCAGCATTCTCCAGCTGTGGTGTAACACAAATAACCTGTTTTGTCATCAATGCTGTAGTAGTGAAATAGCAAACATTTGGTCTAAGCTCTGAAAATTGATATTATTGTTTcagattccccccccccccccctctttctttgtctccGCTATACCCATTGTGTCCTCTCTTCCTGGTCTGTCTttctatctttctttctcttcctctctgccccTTTACACCCACCTTCCTCGCCTTGAATACAAAGCTGTGGTCTGACACAGAGCCTCACCTTCCTCTCCTATTTGCAATCAGGCTCAGTATTCCCCTTCCTCCGCCTCATCCATCTCTTTCATTCAGGCCCCCTGGTAAGGGAGGCTATCATGTTGTAAAAAGCATCGTGTTATATGACACCTAGATTCTAACCAATAACCCCCCTCCAGCTTGGCTTTgcaaaaaaaggagagagataGTGAAGTCAGGGACAGAGATACTGTAGAAATGTTGGGAAAAAAGGACACATAAAAGAAGGGAGAATAAAATGgagttttacatttcagaaagagggtgaaTCCCCATTCTTGATCTCAAGTTGTCGCTAGTTTCGAACATTAAATGTTCTTAATATCTCTTTCAATAAACATTATGAACAACCATATTTTGGGGGTAACGATGTAACAAAAAATACACTaggtaaaatgtgtaattaaactACTCTAAACCAAACACTTTTACTAAACTCTGAATCTCAGCCTGTACAGCATCTGCTACTTTACTCAACCAGAATTTTCTTTGGCAAAGGAACACAACTGGAAGTGATTAGAGAGACAACTTTATTTTACGGCGGCATTGTGTCTTGGCCACTGTGACTTGTAGTGCAAACAAGTTAATTTATGGCACTGATAAGATGACAAGACAGTCAGGCCTGACTGGTGCAGCAGAATAGAGGCTGTTAACACAAAGATATAGATGTAGGACAATTTAGAAGATAAGGTGTCAGGTATTCTTCTGAAGTCTTGCaatcaatttctttttttttctgacatcaACAACAATCGTCATGTTTCAAATGTATCAATTTGGCCTGGTGTAAAGCTAGAGTTGAAATTAATCTTTTTGTCTATGGAAATATAGTTGGTATCTATATTTGATGACTCCAAAAATGCTTAATATAGCTGATTCCAGccctcaaatatatatttgcctTTAAGTAAATTGAAGATCTTTGGGTCATTGATTCTTGTCcaagaaagacattttgaaagtcGTAGTTGGTATTTTTCGTATTTTTCTTACAGTTTATAGACTGATTCATTAATCAAGAAAACATTCAGGAGTCGAGGAATGACAGATAATGAGAAGAATGGTTGCAGATTACATTTTACAGTCAACTTTCCTGCAGGCTGCAAAACCATCAGCTCATTGCAGCTGATAGCAAAGCCCTTACAGTATATCTCCTGAGACCTTGTTCTTTTAAATCATGCATGAAAAGGtgatttcctgtgtttttcgATCAGGTGATCATCCTTGAGGATTACGCAGATCCCTTTGATGCTCAGAAGAAAAGAGAGTCGAGGGAAGTCGAGAGGGTCGGGGAGAACGATGGTTACATGGAGCCTTACGATGCCCAGCAGATGATAACAGGTAATTCATCAATACGACCTAACGGCCTCCTCTTGAAGCTGTTATTGTAGAGCTGTGTTATTTCATTCAGTCTCTGGGTTAGCACCTGTGTGAATGAATCCCATTTTCAGTCTCTGCAGGCCAACAGTGAGAACATGAACTCGCTCCCATAGTGCTCTTTGCACCCCATGGGGTTGCCATAGTAACTGCGCTGTGATCGGACAATGGGTGCAGTTTCCTGCCCCTGCTTCCtctttcctgtctctgtttcctgGTCCTATTCTCTAAAAAGGAAGTTGGCCCTGAGTGccccctgcctcctctctgtgtaACTCCCTATATGGAACTGTTTGGCCATTTATCAAAACTTACCAGCATCTAGGAAGACTGATGGTCCGTCGTCCAATCACATGCTCTCCTGACCTTTCCTTCCATCACTCCATTGTTTTAACTAAAAGGCTTTTACAATAGCCTGCTGTGAACgtgaacatgttttattgcagtGAGCTCTAGTAGATTTGACTTCAATCAGAGCCTGTGCTACTTCCAGGCCTCCTTTAGTCTACAgaggatgtgatgatgtgactGAGTCAATTCACGAAGCGTAAATCATACTGAGGAAGTAAGTAAGACTCTGATGTCACTGTGACTAAAAAAGCGAGGTTATGAGAGGGCAGCGTTATTATTAACACTTTAGTAGCAGATCACTCCATTAAAGGAATCAAACTGTTACATTTCTTCATGCCGTTGATATACCATCATTCAGAGAGTTGCTGTacaacttttacattttcttcttataacaaaacatagaacaaaaaaaaaaagagctttaactttaaattaagGCTTTAAACATTGTAactagaagaagaagaagaaatgaccTTTAATTGTCCCACTGtagggaaatttacattctgcatttgacccatcccaTTGTTAGGAGCAGCGGAGGGATAGGTGCCTTGCTCCGGGTCAActtggtagcacttggtctttctggGACTTGAAGCGATGAGCTTCCAGTTCCCACGCCAAGTCCCTAGAGACTGCGCCACCACCGCCCGAATAACTAATGGGTTTAATAATAGTTAAAACATACACAACATAGTTATGTCAAACTTTTTGATTAATTTGCTTCcattaatttttattttttttacaatatgtcaaaaaatgtcCATCCTAGTTTCTCAAAGTCTAAGGTGATGTGATtacatgtcttgttttgtcagtctgAAATGTGaagatatttagtttaatattatataaaatagagaaaagtaGGAAATCTCAATATAAAGAGGCTAAAGTTAGCCAGTACGTGAAAAATCCCTTTAAGTAATTAAACTGATAACTACTTATCTGCAAGAgcaaaataatttgaataaCAACGTATTCAGcatatattgatttattaccAACATTTACAACAgaagtttaaaaacacaaaagttgTGATTAACACAAGCACATGTCATAACCTGGCAACATTTTCCTCAGTGGCTTTTAATTGATGAGCTATTGAGCATTTGTAATTGAAAGAGGAGGTATTAGAGGTGACACTGTTACGTTTATTGACGCCTCATTATATTTTGACACCCTCCCAGTCCATTATGTGTTTTGGTCTAGTGTCTTTCAGTCCCCCCTCACCAGATTTCAATCTTCTCTCCCTTGTTTTCTACCTGAAAGAGATTAGACGTCGAGGGTCCAAGGACCTGCTGAAGGCATGTGTGCTGATCGAGGTGAGCGAGGGAACGGTGGAGGAGGGTCAGCCCGTGCCTTTACAGATATATGACGTCCCCTACGAGGGGGCCGGTGACGGGGAGAAGACGGCGGTCACACGGCCCGAGATCGATCCTCGACCTTCCGCTGAGTACGAGCTGCCCTGGGAGTGGAAGAAGGAGCAGACTGTGAAAACTCTGTCAGGTACATCAGACGGTGGTTATATCACATCCAACCTGATAGCAGATTCTGGGaatgtgaaagagagaaaattgTTTAcaatctgaatctgaaataaTCTGAAATAATTTGCTgtactttcaaatgttttaagatGATAATTCGTAGCACACTTTAGTACTCTACACTCTACactactgtcaaactgtgttgattgtctctaacatatgtatatattacttcggtttttttttctgtatacccctttttaccccccctttttttctcgACGCtcttatgtttttatatttgcactgtgggactgccagaaacggtatttcaattttctttatgtataacacatatggaaactttgacaataaggtggactttgactttgacttgacttttgACTAGTACTATTTTGATGAAgtttaacttgagtatttccattttatgcttctGTATACTActactccattacatttgaaatatccTAAACATCTTACATTCCATTTATCAAACACTTATAGGTATTATGTAAATTACTTCTCTACCTGTTGATATCTACAAAGTCtatcttttatatatataactgACTTCAGGCATCACATTTTGAAGCTGGATATAGTTTTGCTGGGCTAGTAACCCTTAGaatttatataataaatgtcCAACTTCACCTCCTCTCTGCCTTGGATCCCTTTgcagtttatttgtttaaaaatacaacaactcAGACTTGCTCTCGCATTAATATTGTATATTCTGCATAGACCAGCAGCATACTGAGTAACATCTTGGCTGAATCATCAAACTGCTGGATTCATATTCTATATTTACTGCAGGCTTCAGCAACCAGTTCAAACCAAGAAGTTTCTTTACATGAATTCACATCTTCTAtcatctcttcttcctccagcaCAGTTTGACAGCCCTGAATGGCAAAACAGAGATGAGACGCTTCACCCTACACTCACCAGGCAGCCGCAACATCCGCCCGCCCAGTCGCCACCgcagcatcagcagcatcaacaacatcaacagcagcagcatcatctGAGGCAGAAAAGCTGGACGCAGAAGATCCTCCGTTCCTCCCCTCCCACCCTGCCACTCTCCTCCATCTCCAACAGCAACCCTGAAACTGAGACCTGCTGTGTTGACCCCTCCCTGCCCCTGGAGAAACAAAGGTGAGGATAACTGAATGTTGGTATTTCATACATAAAACCCACATGTTGAAGACAGTAAAACTAAGGAATTCCAATGATATGTAAGTCAGAATGTGTCTGCTGATGTTTCTGATTCAGGCAATGAAATATGATGATTATATGAAACTTCTGTCTCAGCTGGTACCATGGCTGTGTGACACGTCAGGAGGCGGAGTTCCAGCTGCAGTTCTGCAAAGAGGCCAGCTTCCTGGTCAGGAACAGCGAGTCGGACAACAGCAAGTACTCCATCGCCCTCAAGTGAGTGCAGCCTGAAAGTGCATCTGAAGAGCTGAAGTAGTTCAGATAGTGCATGCACTATGAAGGATGAGATGAATACACTGTATTATGACCAGTTGTAAATCCAGCTGTGgacagttgttttatttgtgaaagtTAGCTTTTTTACCTTACCAagataaagctgttttttttcattattcttCCCATTGTCAAGAAATGCCTATAGCCAACAATACATTTTCCACATTAATAAaccacacactgttgcattggctaacatttattttaatgacaataaatatGAAGTTTATATAGAGTAAGTCCAACATACACTTCCCACTAATTAATACTCATTAGTGCACAATGTGTATCATTCCGCAGCTACAAATAGTCCCTAACAGTTTACTCACTTACTGCTTGAGTAATGTTTTCTAAACAACTACAGTGCCCCGCTGTTTAAGGGAATaatattgcctttttttaaataaaataaatattttcaagaCCAATAAATAATACCTTTTGTACTTTAAGACCTTTAAAGCAAACCATTAAGTGAAGTTAATTTGATCAAACTCAAAATGATATCCATGCAGAACAGTTTCTATGtttattctgattctgtctCCATTACATGTCTTTTAGGCCATTAACATATTTCTTTGTATCAGTCTTGTATCTGAAATGGATTTATGTATAAAATTGGTTAATTCACGTATCTCTTTTCGTCCCCTGTGTATGACTCAGGACAAGCCAAGGCTGCGTTCACATCATCGTTGCTCAGACCAAAGAAAACGGATACACCCTGGACCAGAGCAGCTGCGTGTTCCCCAGCATCCCAGAGGTGGTGCACCACTACTGCACTCAGCGCCTGCCTTTCAACGGCGCCGAACACATGACCCTGCTGCACCCTGTGCCTCGCATCCACTGACTCCACCCTGGCCCTGCTTAGGTAAACAAAACAATCCTACCTCTGGGCCTGCTTGGAGAAAATCTTTCAGAAAGTCCTTCAGAGACTTCACCCGTTTGATCAATGTGTGCTTCTACTGCTCCATCTCAATTTATAACTGTATCATcctatattttgtattattatttgatgaTCAGAGGAAATGTGTGCTTCTCTTGGTGccttcttctgtgtttgtttttctttgatgtgCTGCTGATGCAAAATTTCCTGGCTGCTGTTTTGCATGTTAACAAGGGACGACAAGGCACTTTTAATGATGAAATGTGACTTGTGGTTGGAATGGGAATACAACTCATCGACACGTGATGTTTTGATTATCCAATGTGACTCTATTAGGCACTACACATGATGTTTGTATCACTGTTGCTAAGTGGAGTTTTTACTATGAAACAGGTATGACTATGTTCATATGGAGTGAAACTCGCTGTTTGTggctctctgtctccctctggtCGATGTGCTGGTACACTGCACTGACATGCCAACACAAAGACTTCTCTTATCTTCTTAAAATTGATTTTTGGTGAAATCCATAAATGGAGCATATCATTCTCATTGAGATATAACCAACAGCagctattttattgtttgtgctCGCAGCATATTCCTAATTTATGCTCTAATACTCAGTTGTCTGTAACTAATGCCCCTTGAGGATACCCTTCGTTTTGCTGTGAATGACGGAGTTGTTTCCACTGTATTATCTGCTCTGTGAAGAATGAGTGATTCACCCTGATAAAATGTCCTTGAAGGACCATGGCTTCACAATAGTTAGGGCTTTTGATGATGAAAACTGAGACTGAATAACATGCTTAATTTGAAACTAATCAAATCTGTTCATTCTGGGGATTATCTGTGAAACAAATCTGCAATTTATTGTGATTTTTGCAAAAGAAACATTGTAAAATGAAAGCCTTTTGTcagatgtgtttatgtttacGAATGGAGAGCAGTTAAGGATGTAATTGCAGGAAATACATGTCACACATTGCATCTTGTTATGCACAAAAAGCTTATATTATCCAAAAAGCTGTCTCATTCAGAACTGTTTCTAAAAAAGTAATACTGTTCTTCCTTGGGTCTAACATTTCCCTGGTGCTAAGAGGAAGAACACCAAATTCAGAAGtggttgttttattatattaagttttatttgtgtattctAAATGTAACTCAAACATTTGACTTGGTGTGTCCTCTTAATTTAGAGTTATGCTGGAAATCATTGGGATAACTGATGTAACTTAGGATCAGTTTTGTCTCATGTTGTACTCTTTGGATTTCTGCCATGTTTATATCCCCTTAAAGATTTAAGGGAGGTCAGGATGTCTTTTTTGGCAGAACTGAAGTTCTACAGGGAGACACACCTGCTATTTTTCACTGTTCCTGGTTTCGTAATGTTGAATGGAGACTCATTCAAACATTGTATAACCCATTACAATAAAATGTCCTGATTCTTGTTGCTGGAGGTCCCCTGTGAGCCTCTCTCTGATCCAAATAAATCAACAACATGATTGAAGAAATGTGAGGgtgtttgtgtcagtgatgTGTAAGGGAGTGATCAAAGCATCAAACTGCTTCATCGTCCCTGAGGAACCGGCCTCTTCACAGGCGCTGGAATGACTGAATGAGGACACTTGTGAGCATAATGAATCTTTGAAAAGCAAGAGCTTGATTGTGGTTTCATTGGTTTGGTAATTTGTCTGGAAGTTTAGAGCTCCATTTCGCTAAAAGAGGAGATATTATAATGCCAGATTAGATTGAAGAGATTAGAAGCAAAGGTCTAGAGGGGAGATTAGGTTTATCTGAGGATCATGTTGAGGACAAACGTCTTATGTATACCTGCCATGCGCATTGCAGCCTGTGGCGTGTAAATGCAgcattaaaaacagataaagagTAAGAGTAGTATCATTACA harbors:
- the LOC134874800 gene encoding SH2 domain-containing adapter protein E-like produces the protein MAKWFKEFPINLKNGTDRIRSASESGSQPRANKAGLVASIGTKTTASKTGHRKNSAADSTGGGAGGVGSLLSGRNRKNSALELSKNGSSFPKDGKVWDNLLSGKSRKNSKAESVFEEQHRPLKTSPSANSYINRLIRVDKQDKSPNFNSSTITNPLVPEAEKPGQCKTETVIILEDYADPFDAQKKRESREVERVGENDGYMEPYDAQQMITEIRRRGSKDLLKACVLIEVSEGTVEEGQPVPLQIYDVPYEGAGDGEKTAVTRPEIDPRPSAEYELPWEWKKEQTVKTLSAQFDSPEWQNRDETLHPTLTRQPQHPPAQSPPQHQQHQQHQQQQHHLRQKSWTQKILRSSPPTLPLSSISNSNPETETCCVDPSLPLEKQSWYHGCVTRQEAEFQLQFCKEASFLVRNSESDNSKYSIALKTSQGCVHIIVAQTKENGYTLDQSSCVFPSIPEVVHHYCTQRLPFNGAEHMTLLHPVPRIH